In Shinella sp. XGS7, a single genomic region encodes these proteins:
- a CDS encoding aspartate aminotransferase family protein yields MNDASLLADEARYCSFGDTVHYADPPKIFERCEGSYLYDGRGTPFLDLQMWYSAVNFGYGNERLNNVLKHQLDTLPQVASQYLHPTKIQLAKVIAEDAKAKWGLDGRVHFNVGGSQSIEDSLKLVRNAKGGKGLMFAFEGGYHGRTLGASAITSSYRYRRRYGHFDRAHFLPFPYHFRAPKGMSKEEYGEHCVQQLARLFDSEYNGAWDPKVGECEYAAFYVEAVQGTGGYVIPPKNFFTGLKKVLDQYGILMVVDEIQMGFYRTGKLWGIEHFGVTPDVLVFGKALTNGLNPLAGLWAREELINPTVFPPGSTHSTFASNPLGTAIGLETMKMLAETDYESMVMAKGAHFLEGLKDLQKRHPEIGEVDGLGLALRAEICEADGYTPNKKLVDRMVDIGLAGALEHKGQAMGLVLDIGGYFKNVITFAPSLHISTEEIDLGLVLLDQLLTKAKKG; encoded by the coding sequence ATGAATGACGCCAGCCTGCTTGCCGACGAGGCCCGCTACTGCTCTTTTGGCGACACGGTGCACTACGCCGATCCGCCCAAGATCTTCGAACGCTGCGAAGGCAGCTATCTCTATGACGGCCGCGGCACGCCCTTTCTGGACCTCCAGATGTGGTACTCGGCGGTGAACTTCGGCTACGGCAATGAGCGGCTGAACAATGTGCTCAAGCACCAGCTCGACACCCTGCCGCAGGTGGCCAGTCAGTATCTGCATCCCACCAAGATCCAGCTGGCCAAGGTCATCGCCGAGGACGCCAAGGCCAAATGGGGTCTGGACGGACGCGTGCATTTCAATGTCGGCGGCTCGCAGTCCATCGAGGATTCGCTCAAGCTGGTGCGCAATGCCAAGGGCGGCAAGGGCCTGATGTTCGCCTTCGAGGGGGGCTACCACGGCCGCACGCTGGGTGCCTCGGCCATCACCTCCAGCTACCGCTACCGCCGCCGCTACGGCCACTTCGACCGCGCGCACTTCCTGCCCTTCCCCTATCACTTCCGTGCGCCCAAGGGCATGAGCAAGGAAGAGTATGGCGAGCACTGCGTGCAGCAGCTCGCGCGCCTGTTCGACAGCGAGTACAACGGCGCCTGGGATCCCAAGGTGGGCGAGTGCGAGTACGCAGCCTTCTACGTCGAGGCGGTGCAGGGCACGGGCGGCTATGTGATCCCGCCCAAGAACTTCTTCACCGGCCTGAAGAAGGTGCTGGACCAGTACGGCATCCTGATGGTGGTGGACGAGATCCAGATGGGCTTCTACCGCACCGGCAAGCTCTGGGGCATCGAGCACTTCGGCGTCACCCCCGACGTGCTGGTGTTCGGCAAGGCCCTGACCAATGGCCTGAATCCCCTGGCCGGCCTGTGGGCGCGCGAGGAGCTGATCAACCCGACCGTGTTCCCGCCGGGCTCCACCCACTCCACCTTCGCCTCCAATCCGCTGGGCACCGCCATCGGCCTGGAGACGATGAAGATGCTGGCCGAGACCGACTATGAAAGCATGGTGATGGCCAAGGGCGCGCATTTCCTGGAGGGCCTGAAGGACCTGCAGAAGCGTCACCCCGAGATCGGTGAAGTGGACGGCCTGGGCCTGGCCCTGCGCGCCGAGATCTGCGAGGCCGATGGCTACACGCCCAACAAGAAGCTGGTGGACCGCATGGTCGACATCGGCCTGGCCGGCGCGCTGGAGCACAAGGGTCAGGCCATGGGCCTGGTGCTGGACATCGGTGGCTACTTCAAGAACGTCATCACCTTCGCGCCCTCGCTGCACATCAGCACCGAGGAGATCGATCTGGGCCTGGTCCTGCTGGACCAACTGCTCACCAAGGCCAAGAAGGGCTGA
- a CDS encoding HlyD family secretion protein, producing the protein MMSSLWRPSRRLLPLGLAALLAACQPAQEEPAHQSATAGPGTSAVMARGWVEVEGGLRRLSASQAGRVQRWLSEPGAQVEPGQALVQLVDAQARLQLDQARAELKLLQAQSEVRAAQLPTLRLRAERLRQAARQGLGAAQEADDAQAALAELQAQLRADGAAQDVARHRIQQAQLALEATVVRSPIAGLLLERQVQVGDQVEAGQPLQQLLPALPVLVIAELGETVAAQVRPGMSAEVQAASAQGPVQRARVLRLGASFRAARAPEEGQAPGDQRVLEAVLSLEPGSLKVGQRVLVRFLDETPPAPKAPAASTPTSNPNKS; encoded by the coding sequence ATGATGTCTTCTCTCTGGCGCCCCAGCCGCCGCCTGCTGCCCCTGGGGCTGGCCGCGCTGCTCGCGGCCTGCCAGCCAGCACAGGAAGAGCCCGCCCACCAGAGCGCCACTGCCGGCCCAGGCACCAGCGCGGTCATGGCACGGGGCTGGGTCGAGGTCGAGGGCGGCTTGCGCCGCCTCAGCGCCAGCCAGGCGGGCCGCGTTCAGCGCTGGCTGAGCGAGCCCGGCGCCCAGGTCGAGCCGGGGCAGGCCCTGGTTCAGCTGGTCGATGCGCAGGCCCGGCTGCAGCTGGATCAGGCCCGCGCCGAGCTGAAGCTGCTGCAGGCGCAGTCGGAAGTGCGGGCCGCTCAGCTGCCCACGCTGCGTCTGCGCGCGGAGCGGCTTCGCCAGGCCGCACGCCAGGGCCTGGGCGCTGCCCAGGAGGCCGACGACGCGCAGGCCGCCCTGGCCGAGCTGCAGGCGCAGCTGCGGGCCGACGGGGCGGCGCAGGACGTGGCCCGTCACCGGATTCAGCAGGCCCAGCTGGCACTGGAGGCGACCGTGGTGCGCAGCCCCATCGCCGGCCTGCTGCTTGAGCGCCAGGTGCAGGTCGGCGACCAGGTGGAAGCCGGCCAGCCGCTGCAGCAGCTGCTGCCCGCGCTGCCCGTGCTGGTGATCGCAGAGCTGGGAGAAACCGTGGCCGCTCAGGTGCGCCCCGGCATGAGCGCCGAGGTCCAGGCCGCATCCGCCCAGGGGCCGGTGCAGCGGGCACGCGTGCTGCGGCTGGGCGCCAGCTTCCGCGCCGCGCGTGCACCGGAAGAGGGTCAGGCGCCCGGCGACCAGCGCGTGCTGGAAGCCGTGCTCAGCCTGGAGCCCGGCAGCCTCAAGGTCGGGCAGCGGGTTCTGGTTCGCTTCCTGGATGAGACCCCGCCCGCCCCCAAGGCGCCCGCCGCCTCCACCCCAACCTCCAACCCGAACAAGAGCTGA
- a CDS encoding carboxylesterase yields MIKRSDYVLQGGPQGVLLIHGLTGTPAEMRFVAKGLHARGFTVHGMQLAGHCGDEADLLASCWRDWTASVEEAALALRSQVDQLFVAGLSMGAVLALHLAMERPGLVSGLGLYGTTFVYDGWTIPPVARLSFLLPWVCALGLGRGRSFMEAPPYGIKDERIRARIAGSMLAGDSAAGGLPGNPWPSLAEFYRLARRVRARLGEVHVPCLAVHAQEDDVASLRNVEILRRGLPTPLQTLILPESYHMVTVDQERERLIQASADFFTSLLPQPVRQAPACALA; encoded by the coding sequence ATGATCAAGCGATCAGATTACGTTTTGCAGGGCGGGCCCCAAGGGGTTCTCCTGATACATGGCCTGACAGGCACCCCGGCTGAAATGCGTTTTGTGGCCAAGGGGCTGCATGCGCGCGGGTTCACCGTGCATGGCATGCAGCTCGCCGGTCATTGCGGTGATGAGGCCGACCTGCTGGCCAGCTGCTGGCGCGACTGGACGGCCAGCGTGGAGGAGGCGGCGCTGGCGCTGCGGTCCCAGGTCGATCAGCTCTTCGTGGCCGGGCTCTCCATGGGCGCGGTGCTGGCCTTGCATCTGGCGATGGAGCGACCCGGCCTGGTCAGCGGCCTGGGCCTGTATGGCACGACCTTTGTCTACGACGGCTGGACCATCCCGCCCGTGGCACGCCTGTCCTTCCTGCTGCCCTGGGTCTGTGCCCTGGGGCTGGGGCGGGGACGCAGCTTCATGGAGGCGCCGCCCTACGGCATCAAGGATGAGCGCATCCGCGCCCGCATCGCCGGCAGCATGCTGGCCGGCGACAGCGCGGCGGGCGGCCTGCCCGGCAATCCCTGGCCCTCGCTGGCGGAGTTCTACCGCCTGGCGCGCCGGGTGCGCGCGCGGCTGGGGGAGGTCCATGTGCCCTGCCTGGCGGTGCACGCGCAGGAGGACGATGTGGCCAGCCTGCGCAATGTGGAGATCCTGCGGCGCGGGCTTCCCACGCCGCTGCAGACCCTGATCCTGCCCGAGAGCTATCACATGGTCACGGTGGACCAGGAGCGCGAGCGCCTGATCCAGGCCTCGGCCGATTTCTTCACGTCCCTGCTGCCCCAGCCGGTTCGGCAGGCTCCGGCCTGCGCGCTGGCATGA
- a CDS encoding beta-ketoacyl synthase, with protein sequence MQRPERTRVVITGAGAITPLGLTAAQSWQAMREGRSGIGPFERLAGHELKAPLAGEVRGYDPAQHFDDKRLQLLDLTCQYALVAAREAVAQSGLDLRAPELSERSAVVIGSGAGGESTHDASYRRLYAEGNPRLHPLTIVRLMMNAPASQLSLEFGARGPAFVVSSACASSNHALAQALLMLRSGQADVALAGGAEACLTLGVVRAWEAMRVLADDACRPFSKDRRGLVLGEGAAVFVLETLEHAQRRGATILAELAGAGMSADAADIVMPDAEGAGRAMRLALQDAGLAPEQIGYINAHGTGTQANDATETRAIRAVFGAHAQALAVSSTKSMHGHALGAAGALELLAVLGALREGVLPPTINYREADPACDLDVLPNQARERRIEAALSNSFAFGGLNAVLALRRWD encoded by the coding sequence ATGCAGCGGCCTGAGCGCACGCGGGTCGTCATCACGGGGGCCGGCGCCATCACGCCGCTGGGCCTCACCGCGGCCCAGAGCTGGCAGGCCATGCGCGAGGGGCGCTCCGGCATCGGCCCGTTCGAGCGTCTGGCCGGCCATGAGTTGAAGGCGCCGCTTGCCGGCGAGGTGCGGGGCTACGATCCCGCACAGCATTTCGATGACAAGCGTCTGCAGCTGCTGGACCTGACCTGCCAGTACGCCCTGGTGGCGGCCCGGGAGGCTGTCGCGCAGTCCGGGCTGGACCTGAGGGCGCCGGAACTGTCCGAGCGCAGCGCCGTGGTGATCGGCAGCGGCGCGGGCGGCGAGAGCACCCACGATGCCAGCTACCGCCGTCTTTATGCCGAAGGCAATCCCCGGCTGCATCCGCTCACCATCGTGCGCCTGATGATGAATGCGCCGGCCTCGCAGCTGAGCCTGGAGTTCGGTGCGCGCGGTCCGGCCTTTGTCGTGTCGAGTGCCTGTGCCTCCTCCAATCACGCCCTGGCTCAGGCCTTGCTGATGCTGCGCAGCGGTCAGGCCGACGTGGCCCTGGCCGGTGGTGCCGAAGCCTGTCTGACCCTGGGGGTGGTGCGGGCCTGGGAGGCGATGCGGGTGCTGGCCGATGACGCGTGCCGGCCCTTCTCCAAGGACAGGCGAGGCCTGGTGCTGGGCGAGGGCGCTGCCGTGTTCGTGCTGGAAACGCTGGAGCATGCCCAGCGCCGCGGCGCCACCATCCTGGCCGAGCTGGCCGGTGCGGGCATGAGCGCCGATGCCGCCGACATCGTGATGCCGGATGCCGAAGGCGCCGGCCGCGCGATGCGTCTGGCCCTGCAGGACGCCGGCCTGGCGCCCGAGCAGATCGGCTATATCAATGCCCATGGCACTGGCACCCAGGCCAATGACGCGACCGAGACCCGGGCGATCCGCGCGGTCTTCGGCGCGCACGCCCAGGCGCTGGCCGTGTCCTCGACCAAGTCCATGCACGGTCATGCGCTGGGAGCGGCCGGCGCGCTGGAGCTGCTGGCGGTGCTGGGGGCCTTGCGCGAGGGCGTGCTGCCGCCGACCATCAACTACCGCGAGGCCGATCCGGCCTGCGATCTCGATGTGCTGCCCAACCAGGCGCGCGAGCGCCGCATCGAGGCCGCGCTCTCCAATTCCTTCGCCTTCGGCGGGCTCAATGCCGTGCTGGCGCTGCGGCGCTGGGACTGA
- a CDS encoding ABC transporter permease: MIALARKTLLHEWRRFLPALLAVALSALLLLVQAALVQGIFGSAAVFVQTSGAQLWAGYPGTRSVDLGRAIPADTELVLRQAPGVRRVEPFRWIDADWRAGSGALSIYVSGIDTQDQALMFRALLNTAQRQLLREPESVIVDRADLDKLGVSVGGAARINGRRVRVVAALDGLRALGAPIVLASLDTAARLQPQEPRYSYYLADLHRPEEAARIQARLAPQAQALGFELWTREAFAQKSVQFWMLETGAGLAVIFLAIVVALVGALITSQTLMAAVAGSRNEYATLNALGVGRAALSRVVLEQAGWIGVGGLLLGALLSALALALARSHAVPVEIHAGISALCALSVLIIALVSGLAALRTLRHSDPASLLR, encoded by the coding sequence ATGATCGCACTGGCCCGCAAGACCCTGCTGCATGAGTGGCGCCGCTTCCTGCCCGCGCTGCTGGCGGTTGCCCTCTCGGCCCTGCTCCTGCTGGTGCAGGCCGCCCTCGTGCAGGGCATCTTCGGCAGCGCGGCGGTCTTTGTTCAGACCTCGGGGGCCCAGCTCTGGGCTGGCTACCCGGGAACACGGAGCGTCGACCTCGGGCGGGCCATTCCGGCCGACACGGAGCTGGTCTTGCGCCAGGCCCCCGGGGTGCGGCGGGTCGAGCCCTTCCGCTGGATAGATGCCGACTGGCGGGCCGGCAGCGGCGCCCTGTCCATCTATGTGTCCGGCATAGACACCCAGGATCAGGCCCTGATGTTCCGTGCCCTGCTGAACACCGCGCAGCGTCAGCTGCTGCGCGAGCCCGAGTCGGTGATCGTGGACCGGGCCGATCTCGACAAGCTGGGTGTCAGCGTAGGCGGCGCCGCCCGCATCAATGGCCGCCGGGTGCGGGTGGTGGCCGCGCTGGACGGTCTGCGGGCCCTGGGGGCGCCCATCGTGCTGGCCTCGCTGGACACCGCGGCCCGGCTGCAGCCGCAAGAGCCCCGCTACAGCTACTACCTGGCCGACCTGCACCGTCCCGAGGAGGCGGCCCGCATCCAGGCCCGGCTGGCGCCGCAGGCGCAGGCCCTGGGGTTTGAGCTCTGGACGCGTGAGGCCTTTGCCCAGAAGTCGGTGCAGTTCTGGATGCTGGAGACCGGCGCCGGCCTGGCCGTGATCTTTCTGGCCATCGTGGTGGCCCTGGTCGGCGCCCTGATCACCAGCCAGACCCTGATGGCGGCCGTGGCCGGCAGCCGCAACGAGTACGCCACCTTGAATGCCCTGGGCGTGGGCCGCGCCGCGCTGTCCCGCGTGGTGCTGGAGCAGGCGGGCTGGATCGGTGTGGGCGGCCTGCTGCTGGGGGCGCTGCTGTCGGCCCTGGCCCTGGCCCTGGCCAGAAGCCATGCGGTCCCGGTGGAGATCCATGCCGGCATCAGCGCCCTGTGCGCGCTGTCGGTGCTGATCATCGCCCTGGTCTCAGGGCTGGCGGCGCTGCGCACGCTGCGGCACAGCGATCCGGCCAGCCTTCTGCGTTGA
- a CDS encoding HAD-IB family phosphatase — MHWTLLCDFDGTISLEDVTDSLLLRFGRPGWDRLEADWREGRIGSRECLAGQIALLDCSADELDEHLAGLEIDPDFPAFVAAAERAGHRLHIVSDGLDLAIGRLLRRHGLGHLPVAANRLLPEGPRRWRLDFPHAVRDCSSGTCKCRFAAEPDRPVLMIGDGASDFCVAGRADLNWARKRLLDHCLDRNLPHRPVANFAQALRQLPELEHLEPRTSRLPSPSRYNKEFPHNE, encoded by the coding sequence ATGCACTGGACCCTGCTATGTGACTTCGACGGCACGATCTCCCTGGAGGACGTGACCGACTCTCTGCTGCTGCGCTTCGGCCGCCCCGGCTGGGACCGGCTGGAGGCCGACTGGCGCGAGGGCCGCATCGGCTCGCGCGAGTGTCTGGCGGGCCAGATTGCCCTGCTGGACTGCAGCGCCGACGAACTGGACGAGCACCTCGCCGGCCTGGAGATCGACCCGGACTTTCCGGCCTTCGTGGCCGCCGCGGAGCGTGCGGGGCATCGGCTGCACATCGTCAGCGACGGGCTGGATCTGGCCATAGGCCGGCTCCTGCGCCGGCACGGCCTGGGCCATCTGCCGGTGGCGGCCAATCGCCTGCTGCCCGAGGGGCCGCGTCGCTGGCGGCTCGACTTTCCGCATGCCGTCAGGGACTGCAGCAGCGGAACCTGCAAGTGCCGCTTTGCCGCCGAGCCGGATCGGCCGGTGCTGATGATTGGCGACGGTGCCTCCGACTTCTGCGTGGCCGGCCGTGCCGATCTGAACTGGGCGCGCAAGCGCCTGCTCGATCACTGCCTGGACCGCAATCTGCCGCATCGACCCGTTGCCAATTTCGCCCAGGCCCTGCGACAACTGCCGGAGCTCGAGCACCTCGAGCCGCGCACCTCACGCCTCCCCTCCCCTTCTCGATACAACAAGGAGTTCCCTCACAATGAATGA
- a CDS encoding serine hydrolase produces the protein MPLIKLPPLLCLVLTLGVQAVLAAPDEDRLGRAQGYPVGTAQNWFWQEAVRVGSFTHQAEIRGLLQGKPNAMAPAAQPLALPRAAREPAYRWRIEGRELGIDDYLARQRVMGLLVLKDGEIQLERYQYERGPEHRFLSNSMAKSLVSLAIGLALHEGHLRSLDDRADAYAPRLAGTLYGETTLRNLLRMASGARFEERYDGQDDLARFGAAVQRSDLESAAAVISERAAPQGQRFNYASAETPMLAAVLRGATGLSLSEYLQSRLWQPMGAESTAYWWSDRSGLEAAGGNFNATLRDYARLGWLLANDGQRPDTGQQLLPREYLQDATDWRRQPAAFQPGRATPYFGYGYQFWLFPGQPRRFALLGVYGQMIFVDPQLKLVMVHTAANATARSGQTSLGREADALWRGLVMHYGGRWER, from the coding sequence GTGCCCCTCATCAAGCTGCCGCCGCTCCTGTGTCTTGTGTTGACGCTGGGGGTTCAGGCCGTGCTGGCCGCGCCCGATGAGGACCGTCTGGGTCGGGCCCAGGGCTATCCGGTGGGCACGGCGCAGAACTGGTTCTGGCAGGAAGCGGTGCGGGTGGGCTCCTTCACCCACCAGGCCGAGATCCGCGGCCTGCTGCAGGGCAAGCCCAATGCCATGGCCCCGGCTGCCCAGCCCCTGGCCCTGCCGCGCGCGGCGCGCGAGCCGGCCTACCGCTGGCGCATCGAGGGCCGCGAGCTGGGCATCGACGACTATCTGGCCCGCCAGCGGGTGATGGGCCTGCTGGTGCTCAAGGACGGCGAGATCCAGCTCGAGCGCTACCAGTACGAGCGCGGGCCCGAGCACCGTTTTCTGTCCAACTCCATGGCCAAGTCCCTGGTTTCCCTGGCCATCGGCCTGGCCCTGCACGAGGGCCATCTGCGCTCGCTGGATGACCGGGCCGACGCCTATGCCCCGCGCCTGGCCGGCACGCTCTACGGCGAGACCACGCTGCGCAATCTGCTGCGCATGGCCTCGGGCGCGCGCTTCGAGGAGCGCTACGACGGCCAGGACGATCTGGCCCGCTTCGGCGCCGCGGTGCAGCGCAGCGATCTGGAGAGCGCCGCCGCCGTGATCAGCGAGCGCGCGGCGCCGCAGGGCCAGCGCTTCAACTACGCCAGCGCCGAGACGCCCATGCTGGCCGCCGTGCTGCGCGGCGCCACCGGGCTCTCGCTGAGCGAGTATCTGCAGAGCCGGCTCTGGCAGCCCATGGGGGCGGAGAGCACGGCCTACTGGTGGAGCGACCGCAGCGGCCTGGAAGCGGCCGGGGGCAACTTCAACGCCACCTTGCGCGACTACGCCCGCCTGGGCTGGCTGCTGGCCAATGACGGCCAGCGCCCCGACACCGGCCAGCAGCTGCTGCCGCGCGAGTACCTGCAGGACGCCACCGACTGGCGGCGCCAGCCCGCGGCCTTCCAGCCCGGGCGCGCCACGCCTTACTTCGGCTATGGCTACCAGTTCTGGCTCTTCCCGGGCCAGCCGCGGCGCTTTGCCCTGCTGGGCGTCTACGGCCAGATGATCTTTGTGGACCCGCAGCTCAAGCTGGTGATGGTGCACACGGCGGCCAATGCCACGGCCCGCTCCGGCCAGACCAGCCTGGGCCGCGAGGCCGACGCGCTCTGGCGTGGCCTGGTGATGCACTACGGCGGGCGCTGGGAACGCTAG
- a CDS encoding peptidogalycan biosysnthesis protein: MSEGLSEGLGAGAGDTGWRFLVEPAALVRAFLKHPPQGFPVALSASGTPLFAAPLDLLTTVEDGLRRRISAWPLYRIWGRWLRLRGCFAGSTVSEYLPLGGAGLAAEAQVRELLETASERPELARHELLVIKDLPQQSPLLGEADNQHAEALAQALAGAGFVLLQGQALAWVPIDFENIEAYLAALSSGRRRDLRRKLRSRADLDLEQWSTGDPRLADAALRAEIYQLYLNVYAQSEIHFDLLSQDYFDALLQDGTLPGRLFLYRAEGRLIGWNLLFEQEGLLIDKTIGLLYPQARQHNLYFVSWMVNLEYALARGLRAYVAGWTDPQVKAALGARFSLTRHAVRPRRAWLRWALRRLAPLFEGDHAWHSQAQSR, encoded by the coding sequence ATGAGTGAGGGCCTGAGTGAGGGCCTGGGTGCAGGTGCTGGCGACACGGGCTGGCGTTTTCTGGTCGAGCCCGCGGCGCTGGTGCGGGCCTTTCTCAAGCATCCGCCGCAAGGCTTTCCGGTGGCGCTCAGTGCCTCGGGCACGCCCTTGTTCGCGGCGCCGCTGGACCTGCTGACCACGGTGGAGGACGGGCTGCGCCGGCGCATCAGCGCCTGGCCGCTGTACCGGATCTGGGGGCGCTGGCTGCGCCTGCGCGGCTGCTTTGCCGGCAGCACGGTCTCGGAGTACCTGCCGCTGGGGGGCGCCGGCCTGGCGGCCGAGGCGCAGGTTCGCGAACTGCTGGAGACCGCCTCTGAGCGGCCGGAACTGGCACGTCATGAACTGCTGGTGATCAAGGACCTGCCCCAGCAGTCGCCGCTGCTGGGCGAGGCGGACAACCAGCATGCCGAGGCGCTTGCCCAGGCCCTGGCCGGCGCCGGCTTTGTGTTGCTCCAGGGTCAGGCCCTGGCCTGGGTGCCGATTGATTTCGAGAACATCGAGGCCTATCTGGCGGCCCTGTCCAGCGGGCGCCGCCGTGATCTGCGGCGCAAGCTGCGCAGCCGCGCCGACCTGGATCTGGAGCAATGGTCCACCGGCGATCCGCGCCTGGCGGATGCGGCGCTGCGCGCGGAGATCTACCAGCTCTACCTGAATGTGTACGCGCAGAGCGAGATCCACTTCGATCTGCTCAGCCAGGACTACTTCGACGCCCTGCTGCAGGACGGCACCCTGCCGGGGCGGCTCTTCCTCTACCGCGCCGAGGGTCGGCTGATCGGCTGGAATCTCCTGTTCGAGCAGGAGGGCCTGCTGATCGACAAGACCATAGGCCTGCTCTACCCGCAGGCGCGCCAGCACAACCTCTACTTCGTCAGCTGGATGGTCAATCTGGAGTACGCCCTGGCACGGGGGCTGCGCGCCTATGTGGCGGGCTGGACCGACCCGCAGGTCAAGGCGGCGCTGGGCGCGCGCTTCAGCCTGACCCGGCATGCGGTGCGCCCGCGCCGGGCCTGGCTGCGCTGGGCCCTGCGGCGGCTGGCGCCGCTGTTCGAGGGTGACCACGCCTGGCACAGCCAGGCCCAGTCGCGATGA
- a CDS encoding ABC transporter ATP-binding protein, producing MSLIEHDPTRALIEARGLVKSFRSGTLDIPALREVELDLFPGELTLVAGPSGCGKSTLLAALSGLQRPDAGSVQSLGQALWSLKPEALERFRLLSTGFVFQGFNLFGALSALEQVMLPLSYLKLSRREVLARARAALDEVGMTPRATLKPAELSGGEKQRVALARALAKRPRLIFADEPTSALDAASGQRVIELLHRAAREHGAAVLCVSHDPRLLSHADRLLHMEDGRILDDERRRPLGAPLE from the coding sequence ATGAGTCTGATTGAACACGACCCGACACGGGCATTGATCGAGGCGCGCGGGCTGGTGAAGTCCTTCCGCAGCGGCACGCTGGACATTCCGGCCCTGCGCGAGGTGGAGCTGGATCTGTTCCCGGGCGAGCTGACCCTGGTGGCCGGTCCCTCGGGCTGCGGCAAGAGCACCTTGCTGGCCGCCCTCAGCGGCTTGCAGCGCCCCGATGCGGGCAGCGTGCAATCCCTGGGTCAGGCCCTGTGGTCGCTCAAGCCCGAGGCGCTGGAGCGCTTTCGCCTGCTCAGCACCGGCTTCGTCTTCCAGGGCTTCAATCTCTTCGGCGCCCTCAGCGCCCTCGAGCAGGTGATGCTGCCGCTGAGCTATCTGAAGCTGAGCCGTCGCGAAGTGCTGGCGCGCGCCCGCGCCGCGCTGGACGAGGTGGGGATGACGCCACGTGCCACGCTCAAGCCCGCCGAGCTCTCGGGCGGCGAGAAGCAGCGCGTGGCCCTGGCGCGGGCGCTGGCCAAGCGGCCCCGCCTCATCTTTGCCGACGAACCCACCAGCGCCCTGGACGCGGCCAGCGGCCAGCGCGTCATCGAGCTGCTGCACCGCGCGGCACGCGAGCATGGCGCGGCCGTGCTGTGCGTCAGCCACGACCCCCGCCTGCTGAGCCATGCCGACCGTCTGCTGCACATGGAAGACGGTCGCATCCTGGACGATGAGAGGCGCCGCCCCCTGGGGGCGCCCCTGGAGTGA
- a CDS encoding TolC family protein, which yields MLRLSSGTRAGCTLLLLPLLVACASSVVSPQAARPGPQAQLRASGDSAEPTSQPPAETPGPGAWWTAFADPQLDRLIEQALRQSPDVQAARQRLQAARALRPAAEAAHKPELFLRSGAVATPDSRSGWLELGFDARWEQPLFGRDVATQTLAQIELDQAETALGQARLSLAAELARAWLEWRHELNRAAGARLAADSEKQQLQGLMRRAELGLIADSAILPQQQRLATAQDAQRQIEQLLPLQRQRLQILLGDLRAELPAPAPAGGSTPTALDSVPTAWLLDHPSLRRAEQRLRQAAAQAGLAEADRWPRLALAANLGVALPVLGRRAGNDPIPMVALGPLIDIPLLDAGRRRAMVTARDHELQAAVLEQRQAVLQAQADVEAALLRLQHSQERRLAAERGLLTLDTQARGLSEKARIGLSAAAPDPELERARQEAREQSRNARLAQELAYLALFKALGHPLPEPAPAVTPEVGG from the coding sequence ATGTTAAGACTCTCTTCAGGTACGAGGGCCGGCTGCACGCTGCTCCTGCTGCCGCTGCTCGTGGCCTGCGCCTCCTCGGTGGTATCGCCCCAGGCGGCCCGCCCCGGCCCGCAAGCCCAGTTGCGCGCCAGCGGAGACAGCGCCGAACCGACGAGCCAGCCTCCGGCGGAGACCCCCGGCCCCGGCGCCTGGTGGACGGCTTTTGCTGATCCGCAGCTGGACCGGCTGATCGAGCAGGCCCTGCGGCAAAGCCCGGACGTGCAGGCCGCGCGTCAGCGGCTGCAGGCCGCCAGAGCCCTCAGGCCCGCCGCCGAGGCCGCGCACAAGCCCGAGCTGTTTCTGCGCAGCGGCGCCGTCGCCACGCCCGACAGCCGCAGCGGCTGGCTCGAGCTGGGTTTCGACGCGCGCTGGGAGCAGCCGCTGTTCGGCCGGGATGTGGCGACGCAGACCCTGGCACAGATTGAGCTCGATCAGGCCGAGACCGCACTGGGTCAGGCCCGGCTGAGCCTGGCGGCCGAACTCGCCCGCGCCTGGCTGGAATGGCGGCATGAGCTGAACCGCGCGGCCGGTGCGCGCCTCGCGGCAGACAGCGAGAAGCAGCAGCTCCAGGGCCTGATGCGCCGGGCCGAACTCGGCCTGATCGCGGACAGCGCCATCCTGCCCCAGCAGCAGCGGCTCGCGACGGCGCAGGATGCGCAGCGCCAGATCGAGCAGCTGCTGCCCCTGCAGCGCCAGCGTCTGCAGATCCTGCTGGGTGATCTGCGGGCCGAGCTGCCCGCCCCCGCCCCGGCCGGCGGCAGCACCCCGACGGCGCTGGACAGCGTCCCCACGGCCTGGCTGCTGGACCACCCGAGCCTGCGCCGGGCGGAGCAGAGGCTGCGCCAGGCGGCAGCGCAGGCCGGTCTCGCCGAAGCCGATCGCTGGCCGCGCCTGGCCCTGGCGGCCAACCTCGGCGTGGCGCTCCCGGTGCTGGGTCGCCGCGCCGGCAACGACCCGATTCCCATGGTGGCCCTGGGCCCGCTGATCGACATTCCGCTGCTGGACGCCGGACGCCGTCGCGCCATGGTCACGGCGCGGGACCATGAGCTGCAGGCGGCCGTGCTGGAGCAGCGGCAAGCCGTGCTGCAGGCCCAGGCGGACGTGGAAGCCGCCTTGCTGCGACTGCAGCACAGCCAGGAGCGACGCCTGGCCGCGGAGCGAGGGCTGCTGACGCTGGATACGCAGGCACGGGGCCTGTCCGAGAAGGCCCGCATCGGGCTGAGTGCCGCCGCCCCGGACCCCGAACTGGAGCGGGCGCGCCAGGAGGCCCGCGAGCAGAGCCGGAACGCCCGGCTCGCGCAGGAGCTGGCCTATCTTGCTCTGTTCAAGGCCCTGGGACATCCGCTGCCCGAGCCCGCCCCCGCCGTGACGCCCGAGGTCGGCGGATGA